The proteins below come from a single Arthrobacter sp. zg-Y1171 genomic window:
- a CDS encoding DUF2243 domain-containing protein translates to MSSPLRERRSPRRRNLVSGLLFGIGLAAFVDEVIFHQLLQWHHFYDRSTTSAGLFSDGLFHAFGWFAVVAGLFLFADLRRWHEALLQRWTGGVLLGAGMFQLYDGTVQHKLMGLHQIRYEVDLLVYDTVWNVIAVLLIIAGAFLTYRTRAAVPRESTASADA, encoded by the coding sequence ATGAGTTCTCCCCTCCGCGAGCGCCGCTCTCCGCGGCGGCGCAACCTGGTTTCCGGCTTGCTTTTCGGGATCGGACTGGCTGCCTTCGTCGACGAAGTGATCTTCCACCAGCTCCTGCAGTGGCATCATTTCTACGACCGCTCCACTACGTCTGCGGGGCTGTTTTCGGACGGGCTGTTCCATGCCTTCGGCTGGTTCGCCGTTGTAGCCGGCCTCTTCCTGTTCGCCGATCTGCGCCGGTGGCATGAGGCTCTCCTGCAGCGGTGGACCGGCGGCGTCCTGCTGGGTGCCGGCATGTTCCAGCTCTACGACGGCACGGTGCAGCACAAGCTCATGGGGCTTCACCAGATTCGCTACGAGGTGGATCTGCTTGTGTACGACACGGTTTGGAACGTCATCGCAGTGCTGTTGATCATTGCCGGCGCGTTCCTTACCTACCGCACCCGCGCTGCCGTCCCGCGGGAATCGACAGCCTCAGCCGATGCATAA
- a CDS encoding DUF503 domain-containing protein: MWIGALELDLLLGDVHSLKGKRSVVRPILAELRRKFDVSAAEVSSLDLHRRSGIGVGIVAADRAHVVDVLDAAERLVAGRPEVELLSARRQLFTEQD, from the coding sequence ATGTGGATAGGGGCGCTGGAGCTGGACCTGTTGCTGGGGGACGTGCATTCCCTCAAGGGGAAACGGTCGGTCGTCCGTCCCATCCTTGCGGAACTGCGGCGCAAATTCGATGTCTCCGCCGCAGAGGTCAGCTCCCTGGACCTGCACCGCCGGTCAGGGATAGGCGTGGGCATTGTGGCGGCGGACCGTGCCCACGTGGTGGATGTGCTGGATGCCGCGGAACGGCTGGTGGCGGGCCGGCCGGAAGTGGAGTTGCTGAGCGCCCGGCGTCAATTGTTCACCGAGCAGGACTAG
- a CDS encoding Tex family protein yields the protein MSLSTVEPVNVSGSTDEQVIAQLAAELGVAPWQVRAAVGLLDGGATVPFIARYRKEATGTLDDAQLRDLDERLRYLRELEDRRRAILEAIAAQGKLTDELREAVVGAETKSRLEDIYLPYRSKRRTKAQIAREAGLEPLAEALLADPRRSPDAEAARYVREGIPDAAEALAGARAILIERVSQDADLLTEQREKLWRQGRMRSQVRPGKEAEGRKFTDYYDFSQSPSGMPSHRVLALFRGEKEGMLELALTEGDPADAEVLAAARARYERSVAARLGVADRGRPADPWLMTTVQLAWRRILAKLSVDLRVRLFTEAETEAVRVFAANLRDVLLAAPAGNRTTLGLDPGLRTGVKVAVVDGTGKVVATDTVYPHAPVRRWDDALATLAGLVKQHGVELIAIGNGTASRETDKLAAELMKLVPGGSLGKLVVSEAGASVYSASALASAELPGMDVSLRGAVSIARRLQDPLAELVKIDPKSIGVGQYQHDVTPAKLERSLDAVIEDCVNAVGVDVNTASPSLLTRVAGVGPLLSENIVAYRNANGPFARRQDLMKVPRLGAKAFEQCAGFLRVSGGKEPLDGTSVHPESYPIARKVLAAAGATMSASGAALEGVDPAAFVDDQVGLPTVLDIIAELRKPGRDPRPAFETASFSEGIEKISDLRPGMVLDGVVTNVAAFGAFVDVGVHQDGLVHISAMSHTFISDPREVVRSGQVVKVKVMEADPERKRISLTLRLDDDAAEPGGRSGRPPQGSRKAEGTKPSSTKPGSAKPGITQPGTARSRAEKPGTGRTNPGRSNQAKAQGAAGIPKASAPKTSSPKASAPTGAMADALRAAGLLK from the coding sequence GTGAGTCTTAGCACCGTAGAACCAGTCAATGTTTCCGGATCCACCGATGAGCAGGTGATTGCCCAACTGGCCGCCGAGCTGGGGGTAGCGCCCTGGCAGGTCCGGGCGGCGGTGGGCCTGCTCGACGGCGGCGCCACGGTTCCGTTCATCGCCCGGTACCGCAAGGAGGCCACCGGCACGCTGGATGACGCCCAGCTGCGGGACCTGGACGAGCGGCTGCGGTACCTGCGCGAACTGGAGGACCGGCGGCGGGCCATCCTCGAGGCCATCGCTGCCCAGGGGAAGCTGACGGACGAACTGCGGGAGGCCGTCGTCGGCGCCGAGACCAAGTCCCGCCTGGAAGACATCTACCTTCCCTACCGCAGCAAGCGGCGGACCAAGGCCCAGATAGCCAGGGAAGCGGGACTGGAACCGCTGGCGGAAGCGCTGCTGGCCGATCCCCGGCGTTCCCCGGACGCTGAGGCCGCGCGGTACGTGCGCGAGGGGATCCCGGATGCGGCCGAGGCGCTCGCCGGGGCACGCGCCATCCTGATCGAACGGGTTTCCCAGGACGCGGACCTGTTGACCGAACAGCGCGAGAAGCTCTGGCGCCAGGGCCGGATGCGCTCGCAGGTGCGTCCCGGCAAGGAAGCCGAAGGGCGGAAATTCACCGACTACTACGACTTTTCCCAGTCTCCCTCCGGGATGCCGTCACACCGCGTCCTCGCCCTGTTCCGCGGCGAGAAGGAAGGCATGCTGGAACTGGCCCTGACGGAGGGGGATCCGGCCGATGCCGAAGTCCTGGCTGCGGCCCGCGCCCGATACGAACGCTCCGTGGCGGCCCGTCTGGGGGTGGCGGACCGCGGGCGTCCCGCTGACCCGTGGCTGATGACCACCGTGCAGCTGGCCTGGCGGCGGATCCTCGCCAAGCTCTCGGTGGATCTGCGTGTCCGCCTCTTTACGGAGGCGGAAACCGAGGCGGTGCGGGTATTTGCGGCCAACCTGCGGGATGTGCTGCTGGCCGCACCCGCCGGAAACCGGACCACTCTGGGACTCGATCCCGGGCTGCGTACCGGCGTGAAGGTTGCCGTGGTGGACGGCACCGGCAAGGTGGTTGCCACCGATACGGTCTATCCCCATGCGCCTGTGCGCCGCTGGGATGACGCCCTGGCCACGCTGGCCGGTCTGGTGAAGCAGCACGGGGTGGAACTGATTGCCATCGGCAACGGCACCGCTTCCAGGGAAACGGATAAGCTCGCTGCCGAGTTGATGAAGCTGGTCCCGGGCGGGTCGCTGGGCAAGCTGGTGGTGTCCGAGGCCGGTGCGTCCGTGTACTCAGCGTCCGCCCTTGCCTCGGCCGAGCTGCCCGGCATGGATGTGTCCCTGCGCGGCGCCGTCTCGATTGCCCGGCGGCTGCAGGATCCGTTGGCGGAACTGGTGAAGATCGATCCGAAGTCCATCGGGGTGGGCCAGTACCAGCACGACGTGACGCCGGCGAAGCTGGAGCGTTCGCTGGATGCGGTGATTGAGGACTGCGTGAACGCCGTGGGGGTGGACGTGAACACAGCCTCCCCGTCGCTGCTGACCCGGGTGGCCGGCGTCGGTCCGCTGCTCAGCGAAAACATCGTGGCTTACCGCAATGCGAACGGGCCGTTTGCCCGCCGGCAGGACCTGATGAAGGTGCCTCGGCTCGGGGCGAAGGCCTTTGAACAGTGTGCCGGGTTCCTGCGCGTCAGCGGCGGAAAGGAACCGCTGGACGGGACCAGCGTCCACCCGGAGTCCTACCCGATTGCCCGGAAGGTCCTGGCTGCGGCCGGGGCGACCATGAGCGCGTCGGGAGCGGCCCTGGAGGGTGTGGACCCCGCAGCGTTCGTGGATGACCAGGTAGGCCTTCCGACCGTTTTGGACATCATCGCCGAGCTGCGGAAGCCGGGGCGGGACCCGCGGCCCGCTTTTGAAACAGCCAGCTTCTCGGAGGGAATCGAGAAGATCTCGGACCTGCGTCCGGGAATGGTCCTCGACGGCGTGGTCACCAACGTGGCTGCCTTCGGCGCCTTCGTGGACGTGGGAGTCCACCAGGACGGGCTGGTCCACATCTCCGCGATGTCGCACACCTTCATTTCGGACCCACGGGAGGTGGTCCGGTCCGGACAGGTGGTGAAGGTCAAGGTGATGGAGGCGGACCCGGAGCGGAAACGGATTTCGCTGACGCTGCGGCTTGACGACGACGCCGCGGAGCCCGGCGGGCGGTCCGGACGCCCTCCGCAGGGAAGCCGCAAAGCCGAGGGCACCAAGCCGAGCAGCACCAAGCCGGGCAGCGCGAAGCCCGGCATTACCCAGCCGGGCACCGCCAGGTCCAGGGCCGAGAAACCCGGCACGGGGAGGACCAATCCGGGCAGGTCCAACCAGGCCAAGGCTCAAGGTGCCGCCGGCATCCCGAAGGCCAGCGCCCCGAAAACCAGCTCGCCGAAGGCCAGCGCGCCCACCGGGGCCATGGCGGATGCGCTTCGGGCGGCCGGGCTGCTGAAATAG
- a CDS encoding HAD family hydrolase — protein MSNLDNDKRGVLFDVDGTLVDSNYLHAVAWWQAFRRMEHDVPMSAIHRAIGMGGDKLVEHLLGEDRNKDEDEQLDATHGAIFSTWWPSLRSFDGASELLKACSKKDLTVVLASSASGAELEYLRTVIDADSAITDATSSADAEASKPSPDILEAALEAGGLEAANTVFVGDSVWDVKAAGKLSIPTIGLTCGGTSEAELREAGAREVYENPRALLAALDTSLLGELLAQG, from the coding sequence ATGAGTAATTTGGACAACGACAAGCGCGGCGTTCTTTTCGACGTAGACGGAACCCTGGTGGATTCAAACTATCTGCACGCCGTCGCGTGGTGGCAGGCCTTCCGCCGGATGGAACATGACGTTCCGATGTCCGCCATCCACCGCGCCATCGGCATGGGCGGCGACAAGCTCGTGGAGCACCTGCTGGGCGAAGACCGCAACAAGGACGAGGATGAGCAGCTTGATGCCACACACGGTGCCATCTTCTCCACCTGGTGGCCCTCGCTTCGGTCTTTCGACGGCGCCAGCGAACTCCTGAAGGCCTGCTCGAAGAAAGACCTCACCGTGGTCCTGGCATCCTCCGCTTCCGGAGCCGAACTCGAGTACCTGCGCACCGTCATCGACGCCGACTCCGCGATCACCGATGCCACCAGCTCCGCAGACGCCGAAGCCAGCAAACCCTCCCCGGACATCCTCGAAGCTGCCCTGGAGGCCGGTGGCCTGGAAGCCGCGAACACCGTGTTCGTGGGCGATTCGGTGTGGGACGTCAAGGCAGCCGGGAAGCTCTCCATTCCCACCATCGGCCTGACCTGCGGCGGCACGAGCGAAGCCGAACTGCGCGAGGCAGGCGCCCGCGAAGTCTACGAAAATCCGCGGGCACTTCTTGCTGCCCTGGACACCAGCCTGCTGGGCGAACTCCTCGCCCAGGGCTAA
- a CDS encoding DUF1508 domain-containing protein produces the protein MSGYFKLVDAHEGSFRIKLIAGDGTLMAVSTTFETKREAAAGIAQLREIAGTGPVVDQSRDSDVLGEAKNSAPKAAAS, from the coding sequence ATGTCGGGCTACTTCAAGCTGGTGGACGCCCACGAGGGAAGTTTCCGCATTAAGCTCATTGCCGGCGACGGAACGCTGATGGCAGTATCCACCACTTTTGAAACCAAGCGGGAAGCAGCGGCCGGGATCGCGCAGCTGCGGGAGATTGCAGGAACAGGTCCTGTAGTCGACCAGAGCCGGGATTCGGATGTGCTGGGCGAAGCCAAGAACTCGGCCCCCAAGGCAGCAGCCAGCTGA
- a CDS encoding FAD-binding dehydrogenase — protein MQPKDADVIVVGAGLAGLVATAELVDAGRSVILLEQEGSQGLGGQAWWSFGGLFLVDSPEQRRLRVKDSVELAWQDWLGTAGFDREEDHWPRKWAEAYVHFAAGEKRAWLQQMGHRIFPVVGWAERGGYGANGPGNSVPRFHITWGTGPGITAPFEAKVRDGVERGLVRFAFRHRLDDLVLTGGAVTGVRGSVLEPTTAPRGTASSRTVVGDFEFSASAVVITTGGIGGDHDAVRAAWPRRMGPAPANMLSGVPEHVDGRGIGIAQAAGGRVINPDRMWHYVEGIRNWDPVWKNHGIRILPGPSSLWLDAAGNRLPVPLFPGFDTLGTLEHLRRSGSDYSWFILNKAIIRKEFALSGSEQNPDLTGKSVRDVLKRATAGVPAPVQAFLDHGEDFITANSVEELVAGMNLLAKGSSVHGDAPELSAESVRHELESRDREIRNPFTKDSQVTAIRGARTYLGDRLIRTAAPHRILDPKAGPLIAVRLSVLTRKTLGGLETDLQSRVLADDGTPVPGLFAAGEAAGFGGGGMHGYRSLEGTFLGGCLFSGRAAGRAAAG, from the coding sequence ATGCAGCCAAAAGACGCGGACGTCATTGTTGTTGGAGCCGGGCTCGCCGGCCTGGTAGCCACAGCCGAACTCGTGGACGCCGGACGCTCGGTGATCCTGCTTGAGCAGGAGGGATCCCAGGGGCTGGGCGGCCAGGCGTGGTGGTCCTTTGGCGGGCTTTTCCTGGTGGATTCGCCTGAACAGCGCAGGCTCCGGGTGAAGGACTCCGTGGAGCTTGCCTGGCAGGACTGGCTGGGCACCGCGGGTTTTGACCGCGAGGAGGACCATTGGCCGCGGAAGTGGGCCGAAGCGTACGTGCATTTCGCTGCAGGGGAGAAGCGGGCCTGGCTGCAGCAGATGGGGCACCGGATCTTCCCGGTGGTGGGCTGGGCCGAGCGCGGCGGATACGGCGCCAACGGACCAGGGAACTCCGTTCCGCGCTTCCACATCACCTGGGGCACGGGGCCGGGGATCACCGCGCCTTTCGAGGCCAAGGTGCGCGACGGCGTCGAACGCGGGCTGGTGCGTTTCGCCTTCCGCCATCGCCTCGATGACCTGGTCCTGACCGGGGGAGCCGTGACCGGCGTGCGCGGCAGCGTCCTGGAGCCGACGACGGCGCCTCGCGGCACCGCTTCCAGCCGTACCGTAGTCGGGGACTTCGAATTCAGTGCCTCCGCCGTGGTGATAACCACCGGAGGCATCGGCGGAGACCATGACGCCGTCCGGGCAGCGTGGCCCCGGAGAATGGGACCTGCGCCCGCGAACATGCTCAGCGGGGTGCCCGAGCATGTGGATGGGCGGGGCATCGGAATTGCCCAGGCTGCCGGCGGGCGGGTGATCAACCCGGACCGCATGTGGCATTACGTGGAAGGAATCCGGAACTGGGACCCGGTCTGGAAGAACCACGGAATCCGCATCCTGCCCGGTCCGTCCTCGCTGTGGCTGGATGCGGCCGGAAACCGCCTGCCGGTGCCGTTGTTTCCGGGTTTCGACACCCTTGGGACCCTGGAGCACCTGCGCCGCAGCGGCTCCGACTACAGCTGGTTCATTCTGAACAAGGCGATCATCCGCAAGGAATTTGCGCTTTCCGGTTCCGAACAGAATCCGGACCTCACCGGAAAATCAGTCCGGGACGTCCTGAAACGGGCCACGGCCGGAGTGCCTGCCCCCGTCCAGGCGTTCCTGGACCACGGCGAGGATTTCATTACCGCCAATTCGGTCGAGGAGCTCGTTGCCGGCATGAACCTGCTGGCCAAAGGCTCGTCCGTGCATGGCGACGCGCCGGAACTGTCGGCGGAATCGGTGCGGCATGAACTGGAATCCAGGGACCGGGAAATCCGCAACCCGTTCACGAAGGATTCGCAGGTGACCGCCATCCGCGGGGCACGCACCTATCTGGGGGACAGGCTGATCCGCACCGCCGCACCGCACCGCATCCTGGATCCGAAGGCCGGACCGCTGATCGCCGTGCGCTTGTCCGTACTGACCCGCAAGACCCTCGGCGGGCTGGAAACGGACCTGCAGTCCCGGGTCCTGGCCGACGACGGCACACCGGTTCCCGGCCTCTTCGCAGCCGGGGAGGCCGCCGGGTTCGGCGGCGGCGGAATGCACGGGTACCGCTCGCTGGAAGGGACGTTCCTCGGCGGGTGCCTGTTCAGCGGACGAGCTGCCGGCCGGGCTGCGGCCGGCTAG
- a CDS encoding CE1759 family FMN reductase, translating into MVDRRIVVVSGGLGVPSSSRMLADALASAAKAEIEGLGLSASVSTFELREYAVDIANNMVTGYAAPRLDAAINELIAADALVAVTPVFTASMSGLFKSFFDVIDNTALDGKPVLLGATGGSARHSMVLDYCLRPMFSYLRARVAPTAVYAAPGDWGTGETGTGTLDQRVRRAAGELVALLGDAPVQKRRDPAQSLPFEELLAQTQRQ; encoded by the coding sequence ATGGTGGATCGCAGGATTGTCGTGGTTTCGGGCGGACTGGGTGTCCCGTCCTCGTCCCGGATGCTTGCCGACGCCCTGGCCTCCGCAGCCAAGGCTGAGATTGAGGGACTTGGGCTGAGCGCCAGCGTCAGCACCTTCGAACTGCGTGAATACGCCGTGGACATTGCCAACAACATGGTGACGGGTTACGCGGCGCCGCGGCTGGACGCGGCGATTAATGAACTGATTGCCGCTGATGCCCTGGTGGCGGTCACGCCGGTCTTCACCGCGTCTATGAGCGGACTGTTTAAGTCCTTCTTCGATGTCATCGACAACACCGCACTGGACGGGAAACCGGTACTGCTTGGTGCCACCGGCGGCAGTGCCCGGCACTCCATGGTCCTGGACTACTGCCTGCGGCCGATGTTCAGCTACCTCCGTGCGCGGGTGGCCCCCACCGCTGTCTACGCCGCACCGGGGGACTGGGGGACGGGTGAAACCGGTACGGGCACTTTGGACCAGCGGGTTCGCCGTGCTGCCGGAGAACTGGTGGCGCTGCTGGGGGATGCACCGGTGCAGAAGCGCCGGGATCCGGCGCAGTCGCTGCCCTTCGAGGAACTGCTCGCCCAGACACAGCGCCAGTAG
- a CDS encoding MarR family winged helix-turn-helix transcriptional regulator yields MANQERPIGFWLKLVDQLVDDQFGASFEEHGVTRRQWQMMNLLVEGPATQKELSDGLRPYFPAVETGTSAELIEELRESGWVLLEDGQYQLTDLGSRSLENLRGAVDRIRQLMTDNITEEEYTALLAVLQRMAGNLGWDGDVASGPRVDT; encoded by the coding sequence ATGGCGAATCAGGAGCGTCCCATCGGATTCTGGCTCAAGCTCGTCGACCAGCTGGTCGACGACCAATTTGGTGCCAGCTTCGAAGAACATGGCGTGACCCGCCGGCAGTGGCAAATGATGAACCTGCTGGTTGAGGGCCCCGCTACCCAAAAAGAGTTGTCGGACGGCCTGCGCCCCTACTTTCCCGCAGTGGAGACCGGCACCTCCGCGGAGCTTATCGAGGAGCTGCGGGAATCCGGTTGGGTGCTGCTGGAAGACGGCCAGTACCAGCTCACCGACCTTGGCAGCCGAAGCCTGGAGAACCTCCGCGGTGCGGTGGACCGGATTCGGCAGCTGATGACGGACAACATCACCGAAGAGGAATACACCGCCCTGCTTGCCGTCCTGCAGCGGATGGCCGGCAATCTGGGGTGGGACGGCGACGTCGCGTCCGGCCCCCGCGTGGACACGTAG
- a CDS encoding DEAD/DEAH box helicase, which yields MLETPPLVDVTDVIRVVGGSAFQRGQTYAKGGAVETLEWDAQGEVLRASVRGSASVPYRTMLQLGAKRQGDYRLLDNHCSCPLGFDCKHVAAAALQSNTEHLISRQELSAPALRPSVPAWQQSLQTLIDADLADSTKPTETTPLALQFELRNFAAAAAPRWGAPAPRSRHRATPFRLGVRPVVRNSKGNWVKNNLAWSNISYQTYGLRLDPDQHRWFSQFPALHRSNGVSYFGQNDSWLYLDDFANPLLWQLLDEAVRLGIPFVGTKKDAAVRVGKLATLSLDVRAAGGDTPAPLQLLPTLEVDGSPVPLEDAGIIGSHGIYLRSPQNTITLAPTAKTLTEQDKGLLLQGAPVMVPKADAPVFLEKFYPRLRQVLPVTSSDDSVEFPEIEPPALLLTAAFGPEDQLTLTWSWVYQHGSSQTRLPLTRTPQSGKAGTADDGDTSYRDIPAEATLLAAAGKTLHAVPRNRILREIEAAEFTEHVLPELEKLDGVRVEVEGTRPDYRELLEAPKLKITTVETERRDWFDLAVMVTVEGRLVPFADIFKAIAQGKTKLLLVDRTYLSLDRPEFEHLHALINEAQGLQEWDTGELSISRYQAGLWSELEELAEETEEAVAWRESVSALLDLESVDPVPLPAGLQASLRPYQQDGFNWLAFLWDHGLGGILADDMGLGKTLQTLALLAHARERQAQGGSAAVAQPRRPFLVVAPTSVVPNWASEAARFTPGLKVVTVSDTSGKSRVPLAEVVAGADVVLTSYAVFRLDFASYRKQEWDGLILDEAQFVKNRVTRVHQCARDLPAPFKLAITGTPMENNLMELWGLFAIVAPGLFPSARKFADEYQRPIERGDSPELLARLRRRIRPLLMRRTKEAVAKDLPEKQEQILEVELHPKHRKIYETHLQRERQKLMGLIQDMDRNRMIVFRSLTLLRMLSLDASLVEPEEYDGVPSAKLDVLFEQLEDITAEGHRALIFSQFTSFLKKAAQRLDEQGIKYAYLDGSTRNRAEVIASFKDGVVPVFLISLKAGGFGLNLTEADYVFLLDPWWNPAAESQAVDRTHRIGQKNNVMVYRMVARDTIEEKVMALKEQKAKLFSSVMDDDAVFSSALTADDIRSLLQ from the coding sequence ATGCTCGAAACCCCTCCGCTCGTAGACGTTACCGACGTCATCCGCGTGGTCGGCGGATCGGCGTTTCAGCGGGGCCAGACCTACGCCAAGGGCGGTGCCGTGGAGACCCTGGAGTGGGATGCGCAAGGCGAGGTGCTGCGCGCGTCTGTTCGCGGCAGCGCGTCGGTCCCCTACCGGACCATGCTGCAGCTCGGCGCTAAACGCCAGGGTGATTACCGCCTGCTGGATAACCACTGCAGCTGCCCCCTCGGCTTCGACTGCAAGCATGTTGCCGCGGCAGCGCTGCAGAGCAACACCGAGCATTTGATTTCCCGGCAGGAACTCTCCGCCCCCGCCCTACGGCCATCCGTGCCGGCCTGGCAGCAGTCGCTGCAGACCCTGATCGATGCGGATCTGGCAGACAGCACCAAGCCCACGGAAACCACTCCCCTGGCACTGCAGTTCGAACTGCGGAACTTTGCCGCGGCAGCTGCGCCCCGCTGGGGCGCTCCCGCCCCGCGCAGCCGGCACCGGGCCACCCCCTTCCGGCTGGGGGTGCGTCCCGTGGTGCGAAACTCCAAGGGCAACTGGGTCAAGAACAACCTGGCGTGGAGCAACATCAGCTACCAGACCTACGGACTGCGGCTGGATCCGGACCAGCACCGCTGGTTCTCCCAGTTCCCGGCCCTGCACCGCTCCAACGGGGTGAGCTACTTCGGGCAGAACGACTCCTGGCTGTACCTCGACGACTTCGCCAATCCCCTGCTCTGGCAACTGCTGGATGAAGCGGTGCGGCTGGGCATCCCGTTTGTCGGCACCAAGAAGGACGCCGCCGTCCGCGTCGGGAAACTCGCCACCCTGTCCCTGGATGTCCGGGCCGCCGGCGGGGACACTCCGGCGCCGCTGCAGCTGCTGCCGACGCTCGAAGTGGACGGCTCGCCGGTCCCGCTGGAAGATGCCGGGATTATCGGCAGCCACGGTATTTACCTCCGGTCTCCGCAGAACACCATCACGCTGGCGCCCACGGCCAAGACCCTGACGGAACAGGACAAGGGCCTGCTGCTCCAAGGCGCCCCGGTAATGGTGCCGAAGGCAGACGCCCCGGTATTCCTCGAGAAGTTCTACCCGCGGCTGCGGCAGGTCCTGCCGGTCACCAGCAGCGACGACTCCGTGGAGTTCCCCGAGATCGAGCCGCCCGCGCTGCTCCTCACCGCTGCCTTCGGCCCTGAGGACCAGCTGACCCTGACCTGGAGCTGGGTCTATCAGCACGGCAGTTCCCAGACCCGGCTGCCGCTCACCCGCACACCCCAGAGCGGCAAGGCAGGGACAGCGGACGACGGCGATACCTCCTACCGCGACATCCCCGCCGAAGCTACACTCCTGGCGGCCGCGGGGAAAACCCTGCACGCCGTACCCCGCAACCGGATCCTGCGCGAAATAGAGGCCGCCGAATTCACCGAGCATGTCCTGCCGGAGCTGGAGAAGCTCGACGGGGTGCGGGTGGAGGTCGAGGGAACCCGGCCCGATTACCGGGAGCTGCTCGAGGCGCCGAAGCTGAAGATCACCACCGTGGAAACCGAACGCCGCGACTGGTTCGACCTCGCCGTGATGGTCACGGTGGAGGGCCGGCTGGTGCCGTTCGCGGACATCTTCAAGGCCATAGCGCAGGGCAAAACCAAGCTGCTGCTCGTGGACCGGACCTACCTTTCCCTGGACCGTCCCGAGTTTGAACATCTCCACGCCCTGATCAATGAGGCACAGGGCCTGCAGGAATGGGACACCGGAGAACTGTCCATCAGCCGTTACCAGGCCGGGCTGTGGTCCGAACTGGAGGAACTGGCGGAGGAAACCGAGGAAGCCGTCGCCTGGCGGGAGTCCGTCTCGGCCCTGCTGGATTTGGAGTCCGTGGACCCGGTGCCGCTTCCCGCCGGGCTCCAGGCCAGCCTGCGGCCGTATCAGCAGGACGGCTTCAACTGGCTGGCGTTCCTCTGGGACCATGGCCTGGGCGGGATCCTGGCCGACGATATGGGGCTCGGCAAGACCCTGCAGACCCTCGCCCTGCTTGCCCACGCCCGGGAACGGCAGGCACAGGGAGGATCTGCCGCGGTAGCTCAACCCCGCCGGCCCTTCCTGGTGGTTGCCCCCACCTCGGTGGTTCCCAACTGGGCGTCCGAAGCCGCACGCTTCACACCGGGGCTGAAGGTGGTGACGGTCTCCGACACCAGCGGCAAGTCCCGCGTACCGCTGGCCGAGGTGGTGGCAGGGGCCGACGTCGTCCTCACCTCTTACGCGGTGTTCCGGCTGGACTTCGCCTCCTACCGGAAGCAGGAGTGGGACGGCCTGATTCTCGATGAGGCGCAGTTCGTCAAGAACCGGGTGACCCGGGTGCATCAGTGCGCCCGGGACCTGCCCGCGCCGTTCAAACTGGCCATCACGGGCACCCCGATGGAAAACAACCTGATGGAGCTCTGGGGGTTGTTCGCCATTGTGGCTCCCGGCCTGTTCCCTTCCGCCCGGAAGTTCGCCGACGAATACCAGCGGCCCATTGAACGCGGCGACAGCCCGGAGCTGCTGGCACGGCTGCGCCGGCGCATCCGGCCGCTGCTGATGCGCCGGACCAAGGAAGCCGTGGCCAAGGACCTGCCGGAGAAGCAGGAGCAGATCCTGGAGGTGGAACTGCATCCCAAGCACCGCAAGATTTACGAGACGCATCTGCAGCGCGAACGGCAGAAACTCATGGGCCTGATCCAGGACATGGACCGGAACCGCATGATCGTCTTCCGTTCCCTGACCCTGCTGCGCATGCTCAGCCTGGACGCTTCACTCGTTGAGCCGGAGGAGTACGACGGCGTGCCCTCGGCGAAGCTGGACGTGCTCTTTGAGCAGCTCGAAGACATTACCGCCGAAGGCCACCGGGCACTGATCTTCAGCCAGTTCACGTCCTTCCTGAAAAAGGCCGCCCAGCGCCTGGACGAGCAGGGCATCAAGTACGCCTACCTCGACGGCTCCACCCGCAACCGGGCCGAGGTGATTGCCTCGTTCAAGGACGGCGTTGTTCCGGTGTTCCTGATCAGCCTCAAGGCCGGCGGATTCGGGTTGAACCTGACGGAGGCGGATTACGTCTTCCTGCTGGATCCGTGGTGGAACCCGGCAGCGGAATCCCAGGCGGTGGACCGTACGCACCGGATCGGGCAGAAAAACAACGTCATGGTGTACCGCATGGTGGCCCGCGACACGATCGAGGAAAAGGTCATGGCGCTGAAGGAGCAAAAGGCGAAGCTGTTCTCCTCCGTAATGGACGACGACGCCGTCTTCAGTTCCGCGCTCACCGCCGACGACATCCGGTCGCTGCTCCAGTAG